The following coding sequences are from one Diachasmimorpha longicaudata isolate KC_UGA_2023 chromosome 6, iyDiaLong2, whole genome shotgun sequence window:
- the LOC135163928 gene encoding uncharacterized protein LOC135163928 has translation MDSRHGPNQSCPFHPRGQCGKGCGGEAAHWGGLSPLCCGSLLTTASSLDSRSWGDASMPHSEMQKALDYVQHWCTSKGLRVNPDKTEMVHITSKRRGPVKPPSIYNTEQKFSGEVKDLGIWLDKKLSWKKHIAVQTNKVTMTYWACKRMFGSTWGLRPRMVKWMYTAIMTIQLTHAAVVWWSALNKACPRKAVDRVGRLAMLGITGTLRTTPSSALEALLFMQPPHLIIRQKATNAPAGPEWHFRRNFSVNLRWGETPSGKDADWAPPRGLVWYTDGSRANGRAGAGVWSEGPAIARAIGLDSHATVLQTEMTALRTCANMILERGDKGKKIFIYSDSRRALRAILKYECCPKLVGECVELMAEIAVNNRLVVAWISGHAGIRGNQKADELAKNGSRMASQGEVEHVGVHTDFVKDLLKERGDRRIVDRWDSETGARHRKSLLEKPTRKIAETLLGPNRAKLQAILGLITGHWSVALFLSRIGKGTDPLCKGCGLTEEDPLHLCTRCSGHDEVKWDVFGSACIYIL, from the exons atggatagccgccatggTCCGAACCAGAGTTGTCCATTCCACCCTCGGGGACAGTGCGGCAAGGGCTGTGGGGGGGAGGCTGCCCACTGGGGAGGGTTATCACCCCTCTGCTGTGGCTCCTTGTTAAcgacggcctcctcactggactcgaggagctgggg GGACGCGAGCATGCCACATAGCGAGATGCAGaaggcgctggactatgttcagcactggtgcacatcgaagggcttaagggtaaacccagacaagacggagatggtgcacaTTACAAGCAAAAGGAGGGGTCCCGTCAAACCCCCCTCCATTTATAACACAGAACAGAAATTCTCTGGGGAAGTCAAAGACTTAGGTATCTGGCTCGACAAGAAGCTTagctggaaaaagcatatCGCCGTGCAAACCAACAAGGTCACTATGACATACTGGGCATGCAAGCGAATGTtcggaagcacatggggtctaaggccgagGATGGTCAAATGGATGTACACGGCCATAATGACCATACAGCTTACACACGCAGCCGTAGTGTGGTGGTCGGCCTTGAATAAGGCCTGCCccaggaaagcggtggacagagtaggcaggcttgcgatgctgggcataacagggaCCCTTCGAACGACCCCGAGCTCAGCATTGGAGGCCCTGCTCTTCATGCAACCGCCACACCTGATTATAAGGCAGAAGGCGACAAATGCGCCTGCAGG ACCCGAgtggcactttcgcagaaacTTCTCTGTCAACCTTCGATGGGGGGAAACTCCGTCAGGAAAGGACGCCGACTGGGCgccgccccgtggactagtctggtatacggatGGATCACGGGCGAACGGACGGGCAGGAGCGGGGGTCTGGTCTGAGGGGCCTGCAATAGCGAGGGCCATCGGGCTGGACTCgcacgcaaccgtgctccagactgaGATGACTGCCCTAAGGACCTGCGCCAAcatgatcctggagagaggggacaagggcaaaaagatcttcatctactcagacaGCAGACGCGCGCTGAGGGCAATACTCAAATACGAGTGTTGCCCTAAGCTAGTGGGTGAATGCGTAGAGCTGATGGcggaaattgccgtaaataatcggcttGTGGTGGCTTGGATTTcgggccacgctggcatcagAGGCAATCagaaagccgatgagctagcaaagaacggaAGCAGAATGGCATCTCAGGGGGAagtggagcacgtaggcgtgcacaccgactttgtgaaggacctgCTCAAGGAGCGTGGGGACAGGAGGATTGTGGACAggtgggactcggagacgggtgccagACACAGGAAATCCCTATTGGAAAAACCCACTAGGAAGATTGCAGAAACTTTGTTGGGCCCAAACAGAGCTAAGCTCCAAGCTATactggggcttatcactggacactggtcCGTGGCTCTGTTTTTATCGAGGATAGGCAAAGGGACTGATCCCCTATGCAAAGGATGCGGGTTGAcggaggaggatcctcttcacctatgcacaagatgcagcgggcACGATGAAGTCAAATGGGATGTTTTTGGGTCTGCATGCATATATATACTGTGA